From Streptomyces sp. NBC_00690, a single genomic window includes:
- a CDS encoding ABC transporter ATP-binding protein — protein sequence MTTKDSDAVREGRAEVIDSGRVRAEGLRFGYPGREVLCGVDLDVAAGELVALIGLNGCGKSTLLRLCAGLLRPASGTVRIDGADVGRLSRRATARRVALLHQSAPPVPGMTVRQLVRQGRYAARGPLGMLRDADDAVCARAMADMGVTSWAERPVDALSGGERQRVRLAMALAQDTRVLLLDEPTTYLDLRHQLEVMEMVVRLREERGLTVVMVLHDLGHAARYADRIVALRDGLVVADGAPGAVVTPRLLADALGVSGRVGIDPVGGWPVCYPDHPLRSEHSVLKNDNHFH from the coding sequence ATGACCACGAAGGACTCCGATGCGGTACGGGAGGGAAGGGCTGAGGTGATCGACAGCGGCAGGGTACGGGCCGAAGGTCTGCGCTTCGGATACCCGGGCCGTGAGGTGCTGTGCGGTGTCGACCTCGATGTGGCGGCCGGTGAACTGGTCGCCCTGATCGGCCTCAACGGCTGTGGCAAGAGCACCCTGCTGCGGCTGTGCGCCGGGCTGTTGCGGCCCGCATCGGGGACGGTGCGGATCGACGGCGCGGACGTCGGTCGGCTCTCCCGACGGGCCACGGCCCGACGGGTGGCCCTGCTCCATCAGTCGGCACCACCGGTCCCCGGTATGACAGTGCGTCAGCTCGTGCGGCAGGGGCGCTACGCGGCCCGTGGTCCGCTCGGCATGCTGCGCGATGCGGACGATGCGGTGTGCGCACGAGCCATGGCGGACATGGGGGTGACTTCCTGGGCCGAGCGACCGGTGGACGCCCTGTCGGGCGGTGAGCGTCAACGGGTGCGGTTGGCGATGGCACTGGCGCAGGACACCAGGGTCCTGCTGCTCGACGAGCCGACGACCTATCTCGACCTCCGACATCAGTTGGAGGTGATGGAGATGGTGGTTCGGCTGCGCGAGGAGCGAGGTCTGACCGTGGTCATGGTCCTGCACGACCTCGGCCATGCGGCCCGCTACGCCGACCGGATCGTGGCGTTGCGGGATGGTCTGGTGGTGGCGGACGGCGCTCCTGGGGCGGTGGTGACACCACGCCTGCTGGCCGATGCGCTGGGCGTGTCCGGTCGGGTCGGGATCGACCCGGTGGGCGGCTGGCCGGTGTGTTACCCGGATCACCCTCTGCGATCCGAGCATTCAGTCTTGAAAAATGACAATCATTTTCACTAA
- the amiA gene encoding streptamidine family RiPP has protein sequence MEQHQVFTPIAEPGQLAHQSATHSNALVENPFDDLNTDSGATDTHGDK, from the coding sequence ATGGAGCAGCACCAGGTGTTCACGCCGATCGCAGAGCCGGGCCAGCTCGCCCACCAGTCGGCCACCCACTCCAACGCCCTCGTGGAGAACCCGTTCGACGACCTGAACACGGACTCGGGCGCGACCGACACCCACGGCGACAAGTAG
- a CDS encoding CocE/NonD family hydrolase — protein sequence MDDGAALTADVCLPDSDAGPHPAVLLRTPYGRHNHRAELRAWAAHGFAAVAQDVRGRHESEGDWRPYHREAADGAVTLRWLRTRRWSAGPVITVGSSYAAHCALTAALDSDPSVRADAVIAAVPALGASATAREPHGPERLFSRAGWWAAHGDRPDSDPDALDRALAADPQLLAHLPVATLPERLGRALPSWRGVWNAEHPDPLTPERLRSARVPLLAIGGTRDPFAPDTHRLWQEWGGPARLLIGPWGHGLTADPGPEARPGHRLNLGRLYVQWGRAALVGVLRKGHRGALALGGSRLWCRATDQHTELVWDVGSAEGPRVVHGAAFVADPVRPVRSDRLDVPDTGTPDRCLLLTAPLARPLDLLGPAALRLNAVADATPADWAVRIVTLDPAGTAAPLATAVVRRTDPPGTAASFTVPLGQLARRLPARTRLRIEIAGHHFPAHIRQPHTGEDPVTATRLLASHRTVRPDGSALLLTTGRGRGVNPVQEICR from the coding sequence ATGGACGACGGCGCCGCACTAACGGCCGATGTCTGTCTACCCGACTCCGACGCCGGTCCCCACCCTGCCGTGTTGCTCCGCACTCCCTACGGTCGACACAACCACCGCGCCGAGTTGCGAGCCTGGGCGGCTCATGGCTTCGCCGCCGTCGCCCAGGACGTCCGCGGCCGGCACGAATCCGAAGGCGACTGGCGTCCGTACCACCGCGAGGCCGCCGACGGTGCCGTGACCCTGCGCTGGCTCCGCACCCGCAGGTGGAGCGCCGGTCCCGTCATCACGGTCGGCAGCTCCTATGCGGCCCACTGTGCCCTCACCGCCGCGCTCGACAGCGACCCGAGCGTCCGCGCCGATGCCGTCATCGCCGCGGTACCCGCGCTCGGTGCCAGCGCGACCGCCCGCGAACCCCACGGCCCGGAACGGCTGTTCTCCCGCGCCGGCTGGTGGGCCGCCCACGGCGACCGTCCCGACTCCGACCCCGACGCCCTCGACCGTGCGCTCGCCGCCGACCCCCAACTGCTGGCACACCTCCCCGTCGCCACCCTTCCCGAGCGCCTCGGACGTGCCCTGCCGTCCTGGCGCGGAGTGTGGAACGCCGAACACCCGGATCCACTGACGCCCGAGCGACTGCGGAGTGCCCGGGTGCCCCTGCTCGCCATCGGCGGCACCCGGGACCCGTTCGCCCCGGACACCCACCGCCTGTGGCAGGAGTGGGGCGGCCCAGCGCGCCTCCTGATCGGCCCCTGGGGACACGGCCTCACCGCCGACCCCGGCCCGGAGGCCCGCCCGGGCCACCGACTCAACCTCGGCCGGCTCTATGTGCAGTGGGGACGCGCCGCCCTTGTCGGAGTACTGCGGAAGGGGCACCGAGGGGCGCTCGCCCTCGGCGGCAGCCGACTGTGGTGCCGCGCCACCGACCAACACACCGAGCTCGTATGGGACGTCGGCAGTGCGGAGGGGCCACGCGTCGTGCACGGGGCCGCGTTCGTCGCCGACCCCGTACGCCCCGTGCGCTCGGACCGGCTGGACGTGCCCGACACGGGAACCCCCGACCGCTGTCTGCTGCTGACCGCCCCCCTCGCCCGTCCACTCGACCTCCTCGGGCCGGCAGCGCTCCGCCTGAACGCCGTCGCCGATGCAACGCCGGCCGACTGGGCGGTACGGATCGTCACCCTCGATCCCGCGGGCACGGCAGCCCCGCTCGCCACGGCCGTCGTACGCCGCACCGACCCGCCCGGCACTGCGGCCAGCTTCACCGTTCCGCTCGGACAACTGGCCCGTCGGCTCCCCGCCCGCACCCGGCTGCGCATCGAGATCGCGGGCCACCACTTCCCCGCACACATCCGCCAGCCGCACACCGGCGAGGACCCGGTGACCGCGACCCGTCTGCTCGCCTCGCACCGGACCGTACGACCCGACGGCAGCGCCCTCCTGCTCACCACGGGCCGCGGCCGAGGCGTCAATCCCGTACAGGAGATCTGCCGTTGA
- a CDS encoding YcaO-like family protein — translation MPLNTPPLPLDALVDPVCGIVRAVAPVEHPSGAPRRYTAMTADVCDARRLGAWPADRVSLGTTFGDRAGAELAAVAEAVERYCGNRLPPPGHPDAPRRATAAELAAEGLSLYGPGELPRYAEWQYNRPGFPYQRFDTHTPTLWARGSEEERECWAPVALTHLNWRQGELRTLPRTHHLNYAGIATGQGLDDAVERGLLEVVERDALELWWHLEGPVRGIDPASVPGLDQALEGCPLDVWIVEMPSEFAPCMAALVHDPRRGIHAAGFACRYDPAEAAVKAVLEAVHTWVFTQGAMDVDGWVFRAIDAGMLARGLYLDHRADRRYLDDCGPQFERIRDLGAHVQVWLDPRMTALASRFTAPALGTVDIGDIARGTRIALDARLAEGGHRVITFDLTTEDVAETALRVARVLVSGLIPNAPAAFAYLGCDRFTDAALTRGWRTAAPTGPDDFTLAPPPHM, via the coding sequence CTGCCGTTGAACACCCCACCACTGCCGCTGGACGCGCTCGTGGATCCCGTGTGCGGAATCGTGCGAGCCGTCGCACCCGTGGAACACCCATCAGGTGCCCCGCGCCGCTACACCGCCATGACCGCCGACGTCTGTGACGCCCGCCGTCTCGGAGCCTGGCCCGCCGACCGGGTGTCGCTCGGGACCACCTTCGGCGACCGGGCGGGCGCCGAACTCGCCGCCGTCGCCGAAGCGGTCGAACGGTACTGCGGCAACCGGCTGCCGCCCCCCGGCCACCCCGACGCGCCCCGTCGGGCCACCGCCGCCGAGCTGGCAGCCGAGGGCCTGAGCCTGTACGGCCCCGGTGAACTGCCCCGCTACGCCGAGTGGCAGTACAACCGTCCCGGCTTCCCCTACCAGCGCTTCGACACCCACACCCCGACACTCTGGGCCCGGGGCAGCGAAGAGGAACGGGAGTGCTGGGCGCCCGTCGCCCTCACCCACCTCAACTGGCGGCAGGGCGAACTGCGGACCCTGCCGCGCACCCACCATCTGAACTACGCGGGCATCGCGACCGGTCAAGGACTCGACGACGCAGTCGAACGCGGACTGCTGGAGGTCGTCGAGCGAGACGCACTCGAACTGTGGTGGCACCTCGAAGGACCCGTGCGCGGCATCGATCCCGCCAGTGTCCCCGGCCTCGATCAGGCCCTGGAAGGCTGCCCCCTCGACGTATGGATCGTGGAGATGCCATCCGAGTTCGCGCCCTGCATGGCCGCACTGGTCCACGACCCCCGACGCGGCATCCACGCCGCGGGCTTCGCCTGCCGCTACGACCCCGCCGAAGCCGCCGTCAAGGCCGTCCTGGAAGCCGTGCACACCTGGGTCTTCACCCAGGGCGCCATGGATGTCGACGGGTGGGTGTTTCGCGCGATCGACGCCGGAATGCTCGCCCGCGGCCTCTACCTCGACCACCGCGCCGACCGCCGCTACCTCGACGACTGCGGGCCCCAGTTCGAGCGGATACGCGACCTGGGCGCCCATGTCCAGGTGTGGCTCGACCCCCGGATGACTGCGTTGGCCAGCCGATTCACCGCCCCCGCCCTGGGCACCGTCGACATCGGGGACATCGCCCGGGGCACCCGCATCGCACTCGACGCCCGCCTCGCCGAAGGCGGCCATCGCGTCATCACCTTCGACCTCACCACGGAGGACGTCGCCGAAACCGCCCTGCGCGTGGCGCGGGTCCTGGTCTCCGGCCTCATTCCCAACGCTCCCGCAGCCTTCGCCTATCTGGGCTGCGACCGCTTCACCGACGCGGCCCTCACCCGGGGCTGGCGCACCGCCGCCCCGACCGGCCCGGACGACTTCACCCTCGCACCACCCCCGCACATGTGA
- a CDS encoding nitroreductase family protein, with product MTAAVTHADATHSITAALTRARSVEQPTEGTPAPRHRPTGPSTTLPPELDRVLRHSLAAGPGGRLRPVPSAGALHPVDAHLLVGPGSALPAGRYAYHPLTHRLHRRGPAPSTAPPGTLAVLTATVEPTAAHYGHRAWPLLLLDIGHAAAALALGGCPAVCLDAPGPLLAAAARLDATDAPPLAAVRITADCPTDALLRWAVRDANDPTDPTHPIDPIDRTDQPPPARIRPARHDRGADDPNAGEPADTHRILSALGQRADTRHHWQPTPSVEVPESVLLTRRSATPPLLGAPDDRQLVTLLRVAAAAHPDGPSWCAATGGPRPALVHLGDHGRLEALATGDARPTLAVWAARQRWIATTGAVLLAHGCPDDAPPAQVRALHQIAGYAMGHAQLAAVSMGLRSRPIGSWQRADLGAAIGRAPGRHWVLHGLAIGRQPDECHEGDDDPS from the coding sequence GTGACCGCCGCCGTGACCCACGCAGACGCAACGCACTCCATCACCGCCGCCCTCACCCGAGCGCGCTCCGTCGAGCAGCCCACCGAAGGCACCCCTGCCCCGCGCCACCGACCGACCGGGCCGAGCACCACGCTCCCGCCCGAACTCGACCGCGTCCTACGACACTCCCTCGCCGCCGGCCCCGGCGGACGGCTGCGCCCCGTACCGTCCGCCGGGGCGCTGCACCCCGTCGACGCACATCTCCTCGTCGGCCCGGGCAGCGCGCTACCGGCCGGCCGCTACGCGTACCACCCGCTCACCCACCGCCTCCACCGACGCGGCCCGGCGCCCTCCACCGCGCCTCCCGGCACACTCGCCGTCCTCACCGCCACCGTCGAGCCGACCGCCGCCCACTACGGACACCGCGCCTGGCCACTGTTGCTGCTCGACATCGGGCACGCGGCAGCGGCACTCGCCCTCGGAGGCTGCCCGGCCGTATGCCTGGACGCCCCCGGCCCACTGCTGGCCGCCGCCGCCCGCCTCGACGCCACCGACGCACCGCCGCTGGCGGCCGTACGCATCACGGCCGACTGCCCAACTGACGCCCTGCTGCGCTGGGCCGTCCGCGACGCGAACGACCCAACCGACCCGACCCACCCAATCGACCCAATCGACCGAACCGACCAACCGCCGCCCGCCCGCATCCGACCCGCGCGCCACGATCGGGGCGCCGACGACCCCAACGCCGGTGAACCCGCGGACACCCACCGGATCCTGTCGGCACTCGGCCAGCGCGCCGACACCCGGCACCACTGGCAGCCGACACCATCCGTCGAGGTCCCCGAATCCGTGCTGCTCACCCGACGCAGCGCCACACCACCCCTTCTCGGAGCCCCGGACGACCGACAGTTGGTCACACTCCTGCGCGTGGCGGCGGCCGCCCACCCCGACGGCCCGTCCTGGTGCGCGGCCACCGGAGGGCCCCGACCTGCACTCGTGCACCTCGGGGACCACGGCCGACTCGAAGCCCTCGCCACCGGGGACGCCCGGCCCACCCTCGCCGTCTGGGCCGCCCGGCAGAGGTGGATCGCCACGACCGGTGCCGTGCTCCTCGCCCACGGCTGCCCCGACGACGCCCCACCCGCGCAGGTGCGCGCCCTCCACCAGATCGCGGGCTACGCCATGGGACACGCCCAACTAGCCGCCGTGTCCATGGGCCTGCGGTCCCGACCGATCGGCTCCTGGCAGCGCGCGGACCTCGGGGCAGCCATTGGCCGTGCACCCGGCCGCCACTGGGTGCTGCACGGCCTCGCCATCGGCCGCCAGCCCGACGAATGCCACGAAGGAGACGACGACCCCTCATGA
- a CDS encoding ABC transporter ATP-binding protein/permease translates to MMLHPELLRAARVARGPLLAATGVLIAVTLTQLAQAVLLALALADIAHGDTHRLIVLLGGVLAVVVLRAALVLVQRDLAVRAGTRVRVQLRDTLLERLGRLGGIAGTVAPGEPARAGALRATLVDGVEGVDAYVSRYLPQALVTCCIPPALLVCVTVLEPRAVFALAPALLLAILVPRWWDRLLKRRGEQHWGAYEALAADYLEALQSMHVLRSAGAVGRTRATLARRSATLHRATVAKLRVSLVDTGLTDLAVQGGTIAAVLVACWSAATGRATATGTYLLLMLASECFRPVRDLSREWHAGYLGVSAADGIARLRTATGGAIDAGTRSAYWPLAPDVRFDEVSYHHPGAARPALTAVTFTAEAGRTTAIVGPSGAGKSTLLGTLLRRHDPDGGQVLIDGVDTRDLTLASLRQGIAVVSQETYLFHGTIAENLRIARPQAPDLDLHTAARTAGIHDEIRRMPHGYDTLVGERGTTLSGGQRQRLALARALLADTPVLVLDEATSAVDENRQARIGQALRNAVRGRTCLVVAHRLSTVRHADRIVVLHEGRVEAIGTHDELLATSDLYARLVTADGPRGGVLRPAPDASTTVPQPVHQGDAA, encoded by the coding sequence ATGATGCTTCACCCCGAACTGCTGCGCGCAGCCCGCGTCGCACGCGGGCCACTCCTCGCCGCGACCGGCGTCCTGATCGCGGTGACCCTCACCCAGTTGGCGCAGGCGGTGCTGCTCGCCCTCGCCCTCGCCGACATCGCCCACGGTGACACCCATCGGCTCATCGTGCTCCTCGGTGGGGTCCTGGCCGTCGTCGTCCTGCGCGCAGCCCTCGTCCTCGTACAACGGGACCTCGCTGTACGGGCGGGCACACGGGTCCGCGTACAACTGCGGGACACGCTCCTGGAACGTCTCGGGCGGCTCGGGGGGATCGCGGGAACCGTGGCACCCGGGGAGCCCGCCCGCGCCGGAGCCCTGCGGGCCACCCTCGTCGACGGCGTCGAAGGCGTCGACGCCTATGTCTCGCGCTACCTTCCCCAGGCCCTGGTGACCTGCTGCATCCCGCCCGCGCTGCTGGTGTGCGTCACCGTCCTGGAGCCGCGGGCCGTCTTCGCGCTCGCGCCCGCGCTGCTGCTGGCCATCCTGGTGCCGCGCTGGTGGGACCGGTTGCTGAAGCGGCGCGGCGAACAGCACTGGGGAGCGTACGAAGCCCTCGCCGCCGACTACCTCGAAGCCCTCCAGTCGATGCACGTTCTCCGGTCGGCCGGTGCCGTCGGACGCACCCGCGCTACCCTCGCCCGGCGCTCGGCGACCCTGCACCGCGCCACCGTCGCCAAACTGCGTGTGTCCCTCGTCGACACCGGGCTCACCGACCTCGCCGTCCAAGGCGGCACCATCGCCGCCGTCCTCGTCGCCTGCTGGTCCGCCGCGACCGGCCGGGCCACGGCCACCGGTACCTACCTCCTGCTGATGTTGGCGTCCGAGTGCTTCCGTCCCGTACGCGACCTCTCGCGCGAATGGCACGCCGGCTATCTGGGAGTGTCCGCCGCCGACGGAATCGCCCGGCTGCGCACCGCCACCGGAGGGGCCATCGACGCCGGCACCCGCAGCGCCTACTGGCCGCTGGCACCCGACGTCCGGTTCGACGAAGTCTCCTACCATCACCCGGGCGCCGCCCGGCCGGCCCTGACCGCCGTCACCTTCACCGCCGAAGCTGGGCGCACCACCGCGATCGTCGGTCCCTCGGGTGCGGGCAAGTCCACCCTGCTCGGCACGCTCCTACGCCGACATGATCCCGACGGCGGTCAGGTGCTCATCGACGGCGTCGACACCCGCGACCTCACACTCGCCTCACTGCGGCAGGGAATCGCGGTCGTCTCCCAGGAGACGTACCTCTTCCACGGCACCATCGCGGAGAACCTCCGCATCGCCCGCCCCCAAGCCCCCGACCTAGACCTCCACACAGCCGCCCGCACGGCCGGCATCCACGACGAGATACGTCGGATGCCCCACGGCTACGACACCCTCGTCGGAGAGCGGGGCACCACCCTCTCCGGGGGCCAGCGCCAACGCCTCGCACTGGCCCGGGCACTGCTCGCCGACACACCCGTACTCGTCCTCGACGAAGCGACCAGCGCCGTCGACGAGAACCGACAGGCGCGCATCGGACAGGCCCTGCGCAACGCCGTACGGGGACGAACCTGCCTGGTCGTCGCCCACCGCCTCTCCACCGTGCGACACGCCGACCGCATCGTGGTCCTCCACGAAGGCCGGGTCGAGGCGATCGGCACGCACGACGAACTGCTCGCGACCAGCGATCTGTACGCGCGGTTGGTGACCGCCGACGGCCCTCGCGGCGGCGTGCTGCGCCCCGCTCCCGACGCGTCCACCACAGTCCCGCAACCCGTTCACCAGGGAGACGCCGCATGA
- a CDS encoding ABC transporter ATP-binding protein: MTPSAADRPHSGALRALLPVLAAHRAMTLRTFAAALVDQIALVALVALAAHTLGTAVVAGTLPGPATIGLLLGLVVVRALATWREMDLSHDLAYRVLAELRVRVFDGLARSAPARIDGRRSGDLAAAALGDVEALEFFYAHAIAQLASSVLVFSSGAAVLAAVEPWLLVVVLPLAALLALTPLLDGRGRTERGTRTRTAAAELSADAVETVDGLPELLAFGGLEERRERLRLRGRRLGDAQRREHTWEAGAGALRDLLVVGAVVAVVAVVAGAVGAGRLGGAWAPTAMALALGVLAPVADSAAALGQAGGLRAAAARVGAAVRAPAGAPEPVEPRTLPPGPLGVRLRGVRFDYGGTRVLDGLDLTVRAGETIALAGVSGAGKSTCAHLLARFWDPSEGAVELLPRDGVPVDLRELAESDLRRAVAVVGQDTPLFRGSLAENLRLAAPDASEGRMREVAALCGVDHIAAGLPDGYRSAVGERGATLSGGQRARIALARALLAEPRLLVLDETTAHLDTEGDEQIAHALLASAGDRTTIVIAHRPATLRRADRIAVLAAGRVVEDGTWDTLVSRPQGALGRVLIHRDTGHHRNALTP; this comes from the coding sequence ATGACCCCGTCCGCCGCTGACCGCCCGCACTCGGGCGCCCTGCGAGCGCTGCTGCCCGTCCTCGCAGCCCACCGGGCCATGACCCTGCGCACGTTCGCCGCCGCCCTGGTCGACCAGATCGCGCTCGTCGCCCTGGTCGCGCTCGCCGCGCACACGCTCGGCACCGCCGTCGTGGCGGGCACCCTGCCGGGCCCCGCCACCATCGGGCTGCTGCTCGGCCTCGTCGTGGTGCGCGCGCTGGCCACCTGGCGGGAGATGGACCTCTCCCACGACCTCGCCTACCGCGTGCTGGCCGAACTGCGGGTCCGGGTCTTCGACGGGCTCGCCCGGAGCGCACCGGCCCGGATCGACGGCCGTCGCAGCGGGGACCTCGCCGCCGCCGCACTCGGTGATGTCGAGGCGCTGGAGTTCTTCTACGCCCACGCCATCGCCCAACTGGCCTCCTCCGTCCTGGTCTTCAGCAGTGGTGCCGCAGTCCTCGCCGCCGTCGAACCATGGCTGCTGGTGGTGGTGCTGCCGCTCGCCGCACTGCTCGCCCTGACTCCACTGCTGGACGGGCGGGGCCGCACCGAGCGCGGCACCAGAACCAGGACCGCAGCCGCAGAGCTCTCCGCCGATGCCGTGGAGACCGTGGACGGGCTGCCCGAACTGCTCGCCTTCGGCGGGTTGGAGGAGCGCCGGGAGCGACTGCGCCTGCGCGGCCGGCGGCTCGGCGACGCCCAGCGTCGTGAACACACCTGGGAGGCGGGGGCGGGAGCGCTGCGCGACCTCCTCGTGGTGGGGGCGGTCGTGGCTGTGGTGGCCGTCGTCGCGGGAGCGGTCGGCGCCGGTCGGTTGGGGGGCGCTTGGGCACCGACGGCGATGGCGCTCGCTCTCGGTGTGCTGGCACCGGTCGCGGACTCGGCCGCAGCGCTGGGGCAGGCGGGTGGGCTGCGCGCCGCCGCCGCCCGGGTCGGCGCCGCGGTCCGTGCTCCCGCCGGGGCTCCTGAGCCCGTCGAACCGCGGACGCTGCCGCCCGGTCCGTTGGGGGTACGGCTACGGGGTGTCCGCTTCGACTACGGGGGCACGCGCGTCCTCGACGGCCTCGACCTGACCGTGCGCGCCGGTGAGACGATCGCCCTGGCCGGAGTGTCCGGGGCCGGCAAGTCGACCTGTGCTCATCTGCTCGCCCGATTCTGGGACCCGTCCGAAGGCGCGGTGGAACTGCTGCCCCGCGACGGGGTCCCGGTGGACCTGCGCGAACTCGCGGAGTCCGACCTCCGCCGTGCGGTGGCCGTCGTCGGCCAGGACACCCCGCTGTTCCGCGGCAGTCTGGCCGAGAACCTTCGATTGGCCGCACCGGACGCATCCGAGGGGCGGATGAGGGAAGTGGCGGCCCTGTGCGGGGTGGACCACATCGCCGCGGGGCTCCCGGACGGATACCGGAGCGCGGTGGGCGAGCGGGGCGCCACGCTCTCGGGTGGTCAGCGGGCCCGTATCGCCCTGGCCCGGGCGCTGTTGGCCGAACCTCGGCTCCTGGTCCTGGACGAGACGACCGCCCACCTCGATACAGAGGGCGATGAACAGATCGCGCACGCACTCCTCGCATCGGCTGGTGACCGTACGACGATCGTCATCGCACACCGCCCGGCCACGCTGCGGCGGGCCGACCGGATCGCGGTTCTCGCGGCTGGCCGCGTCGTGGAGGACGGGACGTGGGACACTCTCGTCTCACGGCCACAGGGCGCGCTGGGCCGGGTGCTCATCCACAGGGACACCGGCCACCACCGCAACGCGCTGACACCCTAG
- the rpsN gene encoding 30S ribosomal protein S14, with translation MAKKSKIAQNEKRKAIVDRYAVRRAELKEVIRRLSSSDAERRAAVAELRRQPRDASATRVRNRDAVDGRPRGHLRKFGLSRVRMREQAHAGFLPGVTKSSW, from the coding sequence ATGGCGAAGAAGAGCAAGATCGCGCAGAACGAGAAGCGGAAGGCGATCGTCGACCGGTATGCGGTCCGACGGGCGGAGTTGAAGGAGGTCATCCGCCGCCTTTCCTCCTCCGACGCCGAACGGCGCGCAGCCGTGGCGGAGTTGCGGCGCCAACCCCGGGACGCGAGCGCGACCCGGGTGCGCAACCGTGACGCCGTGGACGGCCGCCCACGCGGCCACTTGCGCAAGTTCGGACTCTCGCGCGTACGGATGCGCGAACAGGCGCACGCGGGCTTCCTCCCCGGGGTCACCAAGTCCTCCTGGTGA
- the rpmB gene encoding 50S ribosomal protein L28: protein MSAHCQLSGARPGFGNAISHSHRRTSRRFDPNVQRKRYWLPSEGRSVRLTLSTKAIKTIDRIGIEAAVARIRARGGKV from the coding sequence GTGTCCGCACACTGCCAACTGAGCGGAGCCCGACCCGGCTTCGGCAATGCCATCTCCCACTCCCATCGACGCACTTCGCGCCGGTTCGACCCCAATGTCCAGCGCAAGCGGTACTGGTTGCCGAGCGAGGGCCGTTCGGTACGCCTCACCCTCAGTACCAAGGCGATCAAGACCATCGACCGCATCGGCATCGAAGCGGCCGTCGCCCGCATCCGGGCCCGAGGAGGGAAGGTCTGA
- the rpmG gene encoding 50S ribosomal protein L33, with protein MARNELRPIIKLRSTAGTGYTYVTRKNRRNDPDRLVLRKYDPIARAHVDFREER; from the coding sequence ATGGCCCGCAACGAACTCCGCCCGATCATCAAACTGCGCTCGACCGCAGGGACCGGCTACACGTACGTCACCCGGAAGAACCGCCGCAACGACCCCGATCGCCTGGTCCTGCGCAAGTACGACCCGATCGCCCGCGCGCACGTCGACTTCCGCGAAGAACGCTGA
- a CDS encoding type B 50S ribosomal protein L31: MKPGIHPDYRPVVFRDRAADYAFLTRSTMSSDRTVEWEDGNTYPVVDVEISHVSHPFYTGTARVLDTAGRVERFERRYGLRGAN; this comes from the coding sequence ATGAAGCCAGGCATCCACCCCGACTACCGGCCCGTCGTGTTCCGCGACCGGGCAGCCGACTACGCCTTCCTCACCCGCTCCACCATGAGCAGCGACAGGACCGTCGAGTGGGAGGACGGCAACACCTACCCCGTCGTCGACGTCGAGATCTCCCATGTGAGCCACCCCTTCTACACCGGGACCGCTCGCGTCCTGGACACTGCGGGCCGCGTCGAACGGTTCGAGCGCCGCTACGGACTGCGGGGCGCGAACTGA